Proteins found in one Stigmatella aurantiaca genomic segment:
- a CDS encoding polysaccharide biosynthesis/export family protein has protein sequence MSKTRVRLWAVVGGLLLAGCSHKPAVKVDNSDHPYRIGREDVLDIAVWRDGDLSRTLPVRPDGYISMPMTGDVMAAGKTPTELGEEIKERLKPYVQEPRVTVILREVNSSRVFVTGEVAHPGAYPLRGRVSLIQAIALAGGFTDFANSDGIVVIRNDGQGGQIPVRYSDLVSPKDTQELFLRPGDTIVVP, from the coding sequence ATGAGCAAGACTCGGGTGAGGCTCTGGGCGGTGGTGGGCGGTCTGCTCCTGGCGGGATGCTCCCACAAGCCTGCGGTGAAGGTGGACAACTCGGACCATCCGTACCGCATCGGCCGTGAGGACGTGCTGGACATCGCCGTGTGGCGGGATGGAGACCTGTCTCGCACCTTGCCGGTCCGTCCAGATGGTTACATCTCCATGCCCATGACGGGGGATGTCATGGCCGCGGGCAAGACGCCCACCGAGCTGGGCGAGGAGATCAAGGAGCGCCTCAAGCCGTACGTGCAGGAGCCGCGCGTGACGGTCATCCTCCGCGAGGTGAACAGCAGCCGCGTGTTCGTCACCGGTGAGGTGGCGCACCCGGGCGCGTATCCGCTGCGTGGGCGCGTCTCGCTCATCCAGGCGATTGCCCTGGCGGGCGGCTTCACGGACTTCGCCAACTCGGACGGCATCGTCGTCATCCGCAACGACGGCCAGGGCGGGCAGATCCCGGTGCGCTACAGCGACCTGGTCTCTCCCAAGGACACCCAGGAACTCTTCCTCCGTCCGGGCGACACCATCGTTGTTCCGTAA
- a CDS encoding GumC family protein, whose translation MERGMTGDQVLAALWRRKALVGAITAAVFAVGTAVVMTRPSMYEASSVVRVEPQRPGEEMVQRTVSELIEQRLLTVRQELMARPVLQKAIEEMNLYPEIVSEKGIESAVVQMRKDLTVRVEGENAFEITFTSRDPQVAAQVANRLPALFAEETLKLRQAQASRATQLFSEEMDALAKSVSTWERRIAQFKVDHMGELPEQLEMNMRGLERVSQLMQTKSEELRAAEARRSDLARARNAADSEAGRLEAAESGLSRALVNAKTTWTEDHPEVKRLNNELETMTVRRKDAEGRLVADRQERARVATLIEAIQGEIKDLQTQAEAFQKRLDNTPRWAHELGVLHRDYEIARTKYQSVVSRRVEAEIAEGLEAKTAQSLFNVISPAGVPAVPARPDRFTGMLIALLVALGLGVLTGVVLEMRDDSIRDGHELRERLTLPVLAVVPNMQGKTEKRVLMPTSQSRSGISSPTTLN comes from the coding sequence ATGGAGCGTGGGATGACGGGGGACCAGGTGCTGGCAGCCCTCTGGCGTCGGAAGGCACTGGTGGGAGCCATCACGGCTGCGGTGTTCGCGGTGGGTACGGCCGTGGTGATGACCCGGCCGAGCATGTACGAGGCGTCCTCGGTGGTTCGCGTGGAGCCGCAGCGGCCCGGGGAGGAGATGGTGCAGCGCACGGTGAGCGAGCTCATCGAGCAGCGGCTGCTCACGGTCCGCCAGGAGCTGATGGCGCGGCCGGTGCTGCAGAAGGCCATCGAGGAGATGAACCTCTATCCGGAGATCGTCTCCGAGAAGGGCATCGAGAGCGCGGTGGTGCAGATGCGCAAGGACCTGACGGTGCGCGTGGAGGGCGAGAACGCCTTCGAAATCACCTTCACGAGCCGGGATCCGCAGGTGGCCGCGCAGGTGGCCAACCGCCTGCCGGCCCTGTTCGCCGAGGAGACGCTGAAGCTGCGCCAGGCCCAGGCCTCGCGCGCCACCCAGCTCTTCTCGGAGGAGATGGACGCGCTGGCCAAGAGCGTGTCCACCTGGGAGCGCCGCATCGCCCAGTTCAAGGTGGACCACATGGGTGAGCTGCCCGAGCAGCTTGAGATGAACATGCGCGGCCTGGAGCGCGTGAGCCAGCTCATGCAGACCAAGTCCGAGGAGCTGCGCGCGGCGGAGGCCCGGCGCTCGGATCTGGCCCGTGCCCGCAACGCCGCCGACAGCGAGGCTGGCCGCCTGGAGGCCGCCGAGAGTGGCCTGTCCCGTGCCCTGGTGAATGCCAAGACCACGTGGACCGAGGACCACCCCGAGGTGAAGCGCCTCAACAACGAGCTGGAGACCATGACGGTGCGCCGCAAGGACGCCGAGGGCCGCCTGGTGGCGGACCGCCAGGAGCGGGCCCGCGTGGCCACCCTCATCGAGGCCATCCAGGGAGAGATCAAGGACCTGCAGACCCAGGCCGAGGCCTTCCAGAAGCGCCTGGACAACACCCCGCGCTGGGCGCACGAGCTGGGAGTGCTCCACCGGGACTACGAGATTGCCCGCACGAAGTACCAGAGCGTGGTCTCCCGCCGGGTGGAGGCGGAGATCGCCGAGGGGCTGGAGGCCAAGACGGCGCAGAGCCTCTTCAACGTCATCTCCCCCGCGGGTGTGCCCGCGGTGCCTGCCCGGCCGGACCGCTTCACGGGCATGCTCATCGCGCTGCTGGTGGCCCTGGGCCTGGGCGTGCTGACCGGGGTGGTGCTCGAGATGCGTGACGACAGCATCCGCGATGGCCACGAGCTGCGCGAGCGGCTCACCCTGCCGGTGCTGGCGGTGGTCCCGAACATGCAAGGTAAGACCGAGAAGCGGGTGCTGATGCCCACGTCCCAGTCGCGAAGCGGGATTTCTTCCCCGACGACGCTGAACTGA
- a CDS encoding CpsD/CapB family tyrosine-protein kinase — protein sequence MDQTIERAGNFLPRVDESAGNPNAVDRRVVSLTAPASAAAEQYRSLYYRLERLREAKPMRVIALTSAMPGEGKTVTAVNLALAAARANPERRILLIDADLRRSQVGTVLGIRGKMGLAELLAGECEVRDVIRRFHGTRLAVIPAGSTPEEPTQVLASTRMKQFLHAVRENFEEVYIDLPPTLPFADAAILGHQMDGVLMVVRANVTPIRAVNQAVEQLGGAPILGSVLNGAEVNTTPYLKNYMKSK from the coding sequence ATGGATCAGACGATTGAGCGGGCGGGTAACTTCCTTCCTCGAGTGGATGAGTCGGCGGGTAACCCCAATGCAGTGGATCGCCGGGTGGTGTCGCTGACGGCACCGGCGTCGGCCGCGGCGGAGCAGTACCGCAGCCTGTACTACCGGCTGGAGCGGCTTCGCGAGGCGAAGCCCATGAGGGTCATCGCGTTGACTTCGGCCATGCCAGGCGAGGGCAAGACGGTGACGGCGGTGAACCTGGCGCTGGCAGCGGCCCGAGCGAACCCCGAGCGGCGCATCCTCCTCATCGATGCGGACCTGCGCCGCAGCCAGGTGGGCACGGTGCTGGGCATCCGCGGCAAGATGGGCCTGGCGGAGCTGCTGGCCGGTGAGTGCGAGGTGCGCGATGTCATCCGGCGCTTCCACGGCACGCGCCTGGCGGTCATCCCCGCGGGCAGCACGCCGGAGGAGCCCACGCAGGTGCTGGCCAGCACGCGGATGAAGCAGTTCCTGCATGCGGTGCGGGAGAACTTCGAGGAGGTGTACATCGACCTGCCTCCCACGCTGCCCTTCGCCGATGCGGCCATCCTCGGCCACCAGATGGACGGGGTGCTCATGGTGGTGCGTGCCAACGTCACGCCCATCCGTGCGGTGAACCAGGCGGTGGAGCAGCTGGGCGGCGCGCCCATCCTGGGCTCGGTGCTCAACGGGGCGGAGGTGAACACCACCCCGTACCTGAAGAACTACATGAAGTCGAAGTAG